The Corythoichthys intestinalis isolate RoL2023-P3 chromosome 1, ASM3026506v1, whole genome shotgun sequence genome has a segment encoding these proteins:
- the gatm gene encoding glycine amidinotransferase, mitochondrial has translation MLRVRCLRGGSRGAEAAHLIGAMVGRAATAWVQRAFQSTSSAAAAQTQPTVDDDHVTEPARQECPVSSYNEWDPLEEVIVGRAENARVPPFTVEVKANTYEKYWSFYQKYGGQPFPEDHLKKAVSEIEEMCNILRHEGVTVRRPEPIDWSLEYKTPDFKSSGMYAAMPRDILMVVGNEIIEAPMAWRARFFEYRAYRPLIKEYFRKGAKWTTAPKPTMADELYDQDYPIRTVEDRHKLAAQGKFVTTEHEPCFDAADFIRAGKDLFVQRSQVTNYMGIEWMRRHLAPDYKIHIISFKDPNPMHIDATFNIIGPGLVLSNPDRPCRQIEMFEKAGWTVVKPPTPLIPDDHPLWMSSKWLSMNVLMLDEKRVMVDANESTIQKMFENLGIKTIKVNIRHANSLGGGFHCWTTDVRRRGTLQSYFH, from the exons ATGCTGCGAGTGAGGTGTCTGAGAGGAGGGAGCAGGGGGGCCGAGGCTGCCCATCTGATCGGAGCCATG GTGGGCCGTGCAGCAACTGCTTGGGTGCAACGGGCCTTCCAGAGCACCTCAAGTGCAGCAGCTGCTCAAACACAGCCGACGGTTGATGACGACCATGTTACTGAGCCCGCACGGCAGGAGTGTCCTGTTAGCAGCTACAATGAATGGGACCCTCTGGAGGAGGTCATCGTGGGCCGCGCTGAAAACGCCCGCGTGCCTCCTTTCACCGTGGAAGTGAAA GCCAACACATATGAGAAGTACTGGTCCTTCTATCAGAAGTATGGGGGCCAACCTTTTCCTGAGGACCACTtaaaaaaagctgtttctgAGATTGAAGAAATGTGCAATATTCTCCGTCACGAGGGTGTGACCGTGAGGAGGCCAGAACCTATCGACTGGTCCCTGGAATACAAAACTCCGGACTTCAAATCATCAG gcATGTATGCCGCCATGCCTCGAGATATCCTGATGGTGGTGGGAAACGAGATCATCGAGGCGCCAATGGCATGGAGGGCTCGCTTCTTTGAGTACCGGGCATACCGACCTTTGATCAAGGAGTATTTCAGAAAAGGTGCTAAATGGACCACTGCTCCCAAGCCCACAATGGCCGACGAGCTGTACGATCAG GACTACCCCATCCGCACGGTGGAGGACAGACACAAACTGGCCGCTCAGGGCAAATTTGTGACCACCGAGCATGAGCCCTGCTTCGATGCTGCCGATTTCATTCGTGCTGGGAAGGACCTGTTTGTCCAGAGAAGTCAG GTTACGAACTATATGGGAATCGAGTGGATGCGTCGTCACCTTGCCCCAGACTACAAAATCCACATCATCTCCTTCAAAGATCCCAACCCAATGCACATTGATGCTACTTTCAACATCATTGGACCAGGGCTTGTGCTGTCGAATCCTGATCGGCCATGCCGCCAG atcGAAATGTTCGAAAaggctggctggactgtcgtgaAACCTCCAACACCGCTGATACCAGATG ATCACCCTCTCTGGATGTCCTCCAAATGGTTGTCCATGAATGTTTTGATGCTGGATGAGAAGCGCGTCATGGTTGATGCTAATGAATCCACCATTCAGAAAATGTTTGAGAACCTCG GTATAAAGACCATAAAGGTGAACATTCGCCATGCCAACTCACTGGGTGGTGGCTTCCACTGCTGGACTACTGACGTCCGCCGCCGTGGTACACTGCAGTCCTACTTTCACTAG